In Desulfoferula mesophila, the genomic window GGCGATACCAACTTCATGACTCTCTTCGGCGAGGTCAGGGTGATTCCCGAGCACATCCAGGCTACCTACGAAAAGCTCAAACCCTTCTTCGTTGACTTGCAGTGAAAGGTTGACCATGGGCTATATCAAGGTGATCGTTATCTCGGCGGTGGTGGCGCTCTCCATCATCTTCATGATCCAAAACATCACCCCCCTGAGCCACCCTCTGGGCATACGACTCAACCTGCTGTTCGTCAACTGGGAGTCCACTCCCTACCCCACCTATCTGGTGATCCTGTTGGCTTTCTTCGTGGGGCTGTTGGCCGCCAGCCTAGTGGGCATCAACGAGCGCTGGCGCCTGCGCCGCCAGGTGAAGGCCCAAGTCAAGAAAACCGAGGAACTGCGCAAGGAGCTGAGCAGCCTGCGCAACCTGCCGGTCACCGGCGAACCCATGGTGGCGGGCACCACCGACCTGTCCAATGAAACCTTCAGCGCGGGAGAGGCCGCCAGCGAGGGGGACGCTCCGGCCTCCCTGGAAATGCTGGAGGACGCTCCCCAGGGAAACGGCCAGAGCGCCGACAAGGACAAGCGGTAAGGTATGGACACCGTAATTCTCAGTTGGCAGAGCCACACCCTGACCACGGCCGGTCTCTTGGCCGGGGTGATCCTGTTGCTGTTGGGCTGGCTGTTGGGCTGGCTGTTGGCGCGCTCCAGCCGGACTTCGGCGGCGGCGGCCAAGGTCAAGAGCCAGGAGCGTAGCGCCAGCGACGACGCCTTCATGCGCGGCATCAGCCACCTCATGGCCGACCACACCGACCAGGCCATCGAGGAGTTCACCAAGGCGGTCACCCTGAACTCCGACACGGTGGAGACCTACGTGGTGCTGGGCAACCTCTTCCGGCAAAAGGGCGAGATCGAGCGGGCGGTGCGTATCCGCCAGTCCATCATCGCCAGGCCCAACCTGGACCAGAAGTCCCACTTGCAGGCGGTGTACGACCTGGGCCTGGACTACAAGAAGGGCGGTCTGTTCAACCGGGCGGCCGAGGCCTTTGACGAGGTGCTGAGCAAAGACTCCCACCACGTGGAGGCGGCGCGCCAGACGGCCACGCTCTACGAAGAGATGCGCGATTGGGAAGCGGCGTTTGAGGCCCGCAAGCGCCTAGACCGGCTGACCAAGAGCGACAGCCGCCCGGTGCTGGCCCACTACAAGACCGAGCGGGGCAAGGAGCTGATGGCCTCCGGCCAACTGGAACGGGCCGAGGACTCCTTTGGCCAGGCCATAAGCGTGTACAAGAACTGCTTGGACGCCTACCTGCACCTGGGAGACCTGGAGTTGGCCCGGGGGCGGGCCCGCCGCGCCTTGGGCGTGTGGAAGAAGGCCGTGAAGCTCTCCCCCCAGTTCGCCCACCTGGTAATCAACCGGGTGAACTCGGCCGAGGAGGAATTGGGAGCCAAGGCGGCGGATGGCTTCTATGCCGAGATCGACCCGGAGACCGCCGAGGTGCCCACCTTGATGTCCTTGGCCCAGCACTACAACCAGCATAACGAGACCGAAAAGGCCCTGGAAATACTGGACAAGGCCGTGAAGCGCGCGCCCCATCTGCTGGACGTGCACCGCATGCGCGGCCAGGTGCTCATCAAGGACGGCGATCGAGGACGGGCCTTGGAGGCCTACGGCGAGCTGCTCTCGGAGATCGAAGGGGATTGGGCCCGCTACCAGTGCGGCCAATGCGGTTTCGTATCCCACCAACTCACCTGGAAATGCCCTCGCTGCCACCAATGGGACAGCATGCTCCCTCGGG contains:
- a CDS encoding LapA family protein, whose protein sequence is MGYIKVIVISAVVALSIIFMIQNITPLSHPLGIRLNLLFVNWESTPYPTYLVILLAFFVGLLAASLVGINERWRLRRQVKAQVKKTEELRKELSSLRNLPVTGEPMVAGTTDLSNETFSAGEAASEGDAPASLEMLEDAPQGNGQSADKDKR
- a CDS encoding tetratricopeptide repeat protein encodes the protein MDTVILSWQSHTLTTAGLLAGVILLLLGWLLGWLLARSSRTSAAAAKVKSQERSASDDAFMRGISHLMADHTDQAIEEFTKAVTLNSDTVETYVVLGNLFRQKGEIERAVRIRQSIIARPNLDQKSHLQAVYDLGLDYKKGGLFNRAAEAFDEVLSKDSHHVEAARQTATLYEEMRDWEAAFEARKRLDRLTKSDSRPVLAHYKTERGKELMASGQLERAEDSFGQAISVYKNCLDAYLHLGDLELARGRARRALGVWKKAVKLSPQFAHLVINRVNSAEEELGAKAADGFYAEIDPETAEVPTLMSLAQHYNQHNETEKALEILDKAVKRAPHLLDVHRMRGQVLIKDGDRGRALEAYGELLSEIEGDWARYQCGQCGFVSHQLTWKCPRCHQWDSMLPRAR